One Thermococcus kodakarensis KOD1 genomic window carries:
- the nurA gene encoding DNA double-strand break repair nuclease NurA, whose amino-acid sequence MYRLIDRRSVDRIKALLERGYREAESKLAEIEWKPLPKERKQTRVYAVDGSQGKQRLSGTIFYAVSSYAFGNGPAYRLVYTNAMLYNQGISDQIIRLQMETLENKLGYLSAKLGDVDYVMMDGTLTGSLTRPPVYPESVKGLTTIENALGKGKLKELVKKFVSLLDEHYKELEDGLREKGKINGNVILADEKLEEFEEFYKAMKGYKVRDFAGTTPRGIKISRATIDEYLKGRKSAEEIFQELLNEYGEERELSLDDARNAVHVVLGYLEYLYSLEKLLRLNLVYVAKSFYNRKLTQKLGIDIVDVPYLDAYLRKRFGEEIPGYFIITQGGKAISHKMPKVLRETFPLVEHYIEHGVPMAYVRTMKGGVIYLLQSNREVDDDLLSEILWHESNGYFRPLQRAHEGVKIEKKAFEAELKALLNIIKAESPELRVFLKYGRSPLE is encoded by the coding sequence ATGTACAGGCTCATCGACAGGAGGAGCGTGGACAGGATAAAGGCGCTCCTGGAGAGGGGCTACCGCGAGGCAGAGAGCAAGCTGGCCGAGATAGAGTGGAAACCTCTCCCGAAGGAGAGGAAGCAGACGAGGGTCTACGCCGTTGACGGAAGCCAGGGAAAGCAGAGGCTGAGCGGCACGATCTTCTACGCCGTTTCAAGCTACGCCTTCGGCAACGGGCCAGCTTATCGGCTTGTCTACACCAACGCGATGCTCTACAACCAGGGCATCTCCGATCAGATCATCAGGCTCCAGATGGAGACCCTTGAGAACAAGCTGGGCTACCTGTCCGCGAAGCTCGGGGACGTTGACTACGTCATGATGGACGGAACCCTGACGGGCTCCCTGACGAGGCCACCAGTCTATCCTGAGAGCGTGAAGGGTTTAACCACGATAGAGAACGCCCTCGGGAAAGGCAAGCTTAAAGAACTCGTCAAGAAGTTCGTGAGCCTCTTGGATGAGCACTATAAGGAGCTTGAGGACGGGCTGAGGGAGAAGGGCAAGATAAATGGAAACGTAATCCTCGCCGACGAGAAGCTTGAGGAGTTCGAGGAGTTCTACAAAGCCATGAAAGGCTACAAGGTTAGGGACTTTGCCGGAACGACGCCGAGGGGGATAAAGATATCCCGGGCAACGATAGACGAGTACCTGAAGGGAAGGAAGAGCGCAGAGGAGATATTCCAGGAACTCTTAAACGAGTACGGCGAGGAGAGGGAGCTTTCCCTCGACGACGCGAGAAATGCAGTCCACGTCGTTCTGGGCTACCTTGAGTACCTCTACTCCCTTGAAAAGCTCCTGAGGCTAAACCTCGTCTACGTCGCCAAGAGCTTCTACAACAGGAAGCTGACCCAGAAGCTCGGAATAGACATCGTTGACGTGCCCTACCTCGATGCATATCTAAGGAAGCGCTTCGGCGAGGAGATTCCGGGGTACTTCATCATAACCCAAGGGGGCAAGGCGATAAGCCACAAGATGCCAAAGGTTCTAAGGGAGACGTTCCCGCTCGTCGAGCACTACATTGAGCACGGCGTGCCCATGGCCTACGTGAGGACTATGAAGGGCGGGGTAATCTACCTGCTCCAGAGCAACCGCGAGGTAGACGATGATCTTTTGAGCGAGATTCTATGGCACGAGAGCAACGGCTACTTCAGGCCGCTCCAGAGGGCACACGAGGGCGTCAAGATCGAAAAGAAGGCCTTTGAGGCCGAACTTAAAGCCCTGCTCAACATAATAAAGGCCGAGAGCCCCGAGCTGAGGGTGTTCCTGAAGTACGGAAGAAGTCCGCTGGAGTAG
- the rad50 gene encoding DNA double-strand break repair ATPase Rad50 — MKIEKLIIKDFRSHALTKVNFSSGINLIIGQNGSGKSSILDALLVGLYWPSKPKDLKKDDFERINGSGTEITVFFEKGNVKYQIHRNIGRGLAFVKYHDGSSWKTLETGQKPVRDWMEKLVPYDVFLNAIYIRQGEIDAILESDESREKVVRQVLGLDRYENSYKNLLDVRKEIDARIKAIEDYLKSTENIDELIGNLEKELTSVLREINEISPKLPELRGELGGLEKELKELEKTAEELAKARVELKSEEGNLRELEAKKSGIQSMIRETEKRVEELKEKVKELESLEEKAKEYERLSRFYRNFTEGINRIEKLLATYSQQAENLRERIDELSKKEARVKELLKEKEGLQKELGALEEDLKAYQRAKELMANLERLKKRLTLSEEEIEKLEAEIQKARERKEEIMKELEEIGSRRGELKSIAGERNKALMELKKAKGRCPVCGRELTEEHRKELLEKYTAELKEISAEMKELEKREKKLRAELVEVEKTLKKERELFALKEVLEQIRETEEKLKEYDLEKLEEANEKAEELKKKLAGLEGEIKSLEDEIKKGELLKKKLALVEKKLRELEEERASLLGELKKLGFGDVKELEERLKELEPAYKRYIELRPARDELKREEDLLKSLKLDLTAILKEIEKTSKRVEELRKRVEELEKSYDKDRHEELKGKTRELSNELAGLEARLKSLEERRDEVKASLEKLREEKETRKEKAKELEKLKKARERVQRLREKVKAYKNLLKEGALAKVGEMASEIFEELTEEKYSGVTVKAEENKVRLGVVYNGKEYGLGFLSGGERIALGLAFRLALSLYLAGEISLLILDEPTPYLDEERRRRLVDIMQRYLRKIPQVIVVSHDEELKDAADRVIRVSLENGVSVVREAEVG, encoded by the coding sequence ATGAAGATTGAAAAGCTCATAATAAAGGACTTCCGCTCTCACGCCCTCACGAAGGTGAACTTCTCGAGCGGGATAAACCTGATAATCGGCCAGAACGGGAGCGGGAAGAGCTCTATCCTCGATGCCCTCCTCGTGGGGCTCTACTGGCCGTCAAAGCCGAAAGACCTGAAAAAGGACGACTTCGAGAGGATAAACGGGAGCGGGACGGAAATTACCGTGTTCTTCGAGAAGGGGAACGTGAAGTACCAGATACACAGGAACATCGGCAGGGGACTGGCCTTTGTGAAGTACCACGACGGAAGCTCCTGGAAGACCCTTGAGACGGGCCAGAAGCCCGTGAGGGATTGGATGGAGAAGCTGGTTCCCTACGATGTCTTCCTCAACGCGATCTACATCCGACAGGGCGAGATAGACGCTATCCTCGAGAGCGACGAGAGCAGGGAAAAAGTAGTCAGGCAGGTTCTCGGCCTCGATCGATACGAAAACTCCTACAAGAACCTTCTGGATGTGAGAAAGGAGATTGATGCAAGGATAAAGGCAATCGAGGACTACCTCAAGAGCACCGAGAACATAGACGAGCTAATAGGAAACCTCGAAAAGGAGCTCACTTCCGTCCTCAGGGAAATAAACGAAATCTCGCCGAAACTCCCGGAGCTGAGAGGGGAGCTTGGGGGGCTTGAGAAGGAGCTGAAGGAACTTGAAAAAACTGCTGAGGAACTCGCAAAGGCAAGGGTCGAGCTGAAGAGTGAAGAGGGAAACCTGAGGGAGCTGGAGGCTAAGAAGAGCGGAATCCAGAGCATGATCAGGGAAACCGAGAAGAGGGTTGAAGAACTGAAGGAGAAGGTAAAGGAGCTTGAGAGCCTGGAGGAAAAGGCAAAGGAATACGAAAGGCTCTCTAGGTTCTACAGGAACTTTACCGAGGGCATAAACAGAATAGAAAAGCTCCTGGCCACTTACTCCCAGCAGGCGGAGAACCTGAGGGAGCGCATTGACGAGCTGAGCAAGAAAGAGGCCCGAGTGAAGGAGCTCCTGAAGGAGAAAGAAGGACTTCAAAAAGAGCTGGGAGCCCTCGAAGAGGACCTCAAAGCATACCAGAGGGCTAAGGAGCTGATGGCCAACCTTGAGAGGCTGAAGAAGAGGCTCACGCTGAGCGAGGAGGAAATAGAAAAGCTAGAAGCAGAAATCCAAAAGGCCAGGGAGAGAAAGGAAGAGATCATGAAAGAACTCGAGGAGATAGGCTCAAGGAGGGGCGAGCTGAAGAGCATTGCTGGTGAGAGGAACAAGGCGCTAATGGAGCTCAAGAAGGCAAAGGGCAGATGCCCGGTCTGCGGGAGGGAGCTGACCGAGGAGCACAGAAAGGAGCTCCTCGAGAAGTACACGGCCGAGCTGAAGGAGATCTCCGCCGAGATGAAAGAGCTCGAAAAGAGGGAAAAGAAGCTCAGGGCCGAGCTCGTGGAGGTCGAGAAGACGCTGAAGAAGGAGAGGGAGCTGTTCGCCCTCAAAGAAGTCCTTGAGCAGATCAGGGAAACCGAGGAGAAGCTCAAGGAATACGACCTCGAAAAGCTCGAAGAGGCCAACGAGAAAGCCGAAGAGCTGAAGAAAAAGCTGGCTGGTTTAGAGGGCGAGATAAAAAGCCTGGAGGATGAGATTAAGAAAGGGGAGCTCCTCAAGAAGAAGCTCGCCCTTGTAGAAAAGAAGCTGAGGGAGCTTGAGGAGGAGAGGGCTTCCCTTCTCGGCGAGCTGAAAAAGCTCGGATTTGGAGACGTTAAGGAGCTTGAGGAGAGGCTGAAAGAGCTCGAGCCCGCTTACAAGCGCTACATCGAGCTTAGGCCAGCGAGGGACGAGCTCAAGCGGGAGGAAGACCTTCTGAAGAGCCTCAAGCTTGATCTCACGGCCATTCTTAAGGAAATCGAGAAGACCTCGAAGAGGGTCGAGGAGCTGAGGAAGAGAGTTGAAGAGCTCGAAAAGTCCTACGATAAGGACAGACACGAGGAGCTGAAGGGGAAGACGAGGGAGCTTTCAAACGAGCTTGCTGGCCTTGAGGCCCGCCTGAAGTCGCTCGAAGAACGCAGGGACGAGGTAAAGGCCAGCCTTGAGAAGCTGAGGGAGGAGAAGGAAACCAGAAAGGAGAAGGCAAAGGAGCTTGAGAAGCTCAAGAAAGCGAGAGAGCGCGTGCAGAGGCTCAGGGAGAAGGTTAAGGCCTACAAGAACCTGCTCAAGGAAGGGGCCTTGGCCAAGGTTGGCGAGATGGCGAGCGAGATATTTGAGGAGCTTACCGAGGAAAAATATTCGGGAGTCACCGTGAAGGCCGAGGAGAACAAGGTGAGGCTCGGCGTGGTCTACAACGGAAAGGAATACGGACTCGGCTTCCTCAGCGGCGGCGAGAGGATAGCTTTAGGCCTTGCTTTCAGGCTTGCCCTCTCCCTATACCTCGCCGGAGAGATAAGCCTGCTCATTCTCGACGAGCCGACGCCGTACCTCGACGAGGAGAGGAGGAGAAGGCTCGTGGACATAATGCAGCGCTACCTCAGGAAGATACCGCAGGTCATCGTTGTTTCCCACGACGAGGAGCTGAAGGACGCGGCGGATAGGGTGATAAGGGTGAGCCTTGAGAACGGCGTTTCAGTCGTCAGGGAAGCGGAGGTGGGCTGA
- the mre11 gene encoding DNA double-strand break repair protein Mre11 — protein sequence MKFAHIADVHLGFEQYRLPYRADEFAEAFRRAIEIAVEEKVDFILIAGDLFHSSRPSPETLKQAMEILSLPKEKGIPVFGIEGNHDRTQRRVSAYHLLEKLGLLYLIGLREEKVESEHQTSEKTERGWLVKGVFEKGNKSVEIHGMKYMSAAWLEKNPPKEIFRPEGDSILMLHQGVRELVEEMMGKLPESQRDYYELKLGDLPKGYLYYALGHIHRAFLTSYDIGKLVYPGSLQRWDFGDYEIRYRWDGNTFKPTAGNPKGFYIVEDWEPRFVELNVRPFIDVNIKADEETAKRELKRLSTKIPEEAFVRLDIRWERPYDVSKLTELIKARYVYVRTRFERKLTGRTPSGEVPKPEEYFIPVELKAINLTGEKAIESIEEVVELFLGEGWDEKLPKKTEEPERKEDATAKKEGGPEKEKRPKTQGKEQRETKERKDSEKKVVKRPSKGSNLLDWLGGGR from the coding sequence ATGAAGTTCGCACACATAGCTGACGTTCATCTCGGCTTCGAGCAGTACCGCCTGCCGTATAGAGCCGACGAGTTCGCGGAGGCATTCAGGCGGGCGATTGAGATAGCCGTAGAGGAGAAGGTGGACTTCATACTCATAGCTGGAGACCTCTTCCACTCCAGCAGACCCAGCCCTGAAACGCTGAAACAGGCGATGGAAATACTCTCACTGCCGAAGGAGAAGGGCATACCAGTTTTTGGAATCGAGGGAAACCACGACAGGACGCAGAGGAGGGTTTCTGCTTACCATCTCCTCGAAAAGCTCGGCCTGCTCTACCTCATCGGCCTCAGGGAGGAGAAGGTTGAGAGCGAGCACCAGACGAGCGAGAAGACCGAGAGGGGCTGGCTCGTTAAAGGGGTTTTTGAGAAGGGCAACAAAAGCGTCGAGATACACGGTATGAAGTACATGAGTGCGGCGTGGCTCGAAAAGAACCCGCCGAAGGAGATATTCAGGCCGGAGGGGGACTCCATACTCATGCTCCACCAAGGGGTTAGGGAACTCGTCGAGGAGATGATGGGCAAACTGCCTGAGAGCCAGCGCGACTACTACGAGCTCAAGCTCGGCGACCTGCCGAAGGGCTACCTCTACTACGCCCTCGGCCACATCCACAGGGCGTTCCTGACGAGCTACGACATCGGAAAGCTCGTCTATCCCGGCTCGCTCCAGAGGTGGGACTTCGGGGACTACGAGATAAGGTACCGCTGGGACGGGAATACCTTCAAACCGACCGCTGGGAACCCTAAGGGCTTCTACATCGTCGAGGACTGGGAGCCGAGGTTCGTGGAGCTGAATGTCAGGCCCTTCATTGACGTCAACATAAAGGCCGACGAAGAGACAGCAAAGAGGGAGCTGAAGCGCCTCTCCACCAAGATTCCAGAGGAAGCCTTTGTGAGGCTCGACATCCGCTGGGAGAGGCCCTACGACGTTTCAAAGCTCACCGAGCTGATAAAGGCCCGCTACGTCTACGTGAGGACGAGGTTCGAGAGGAAGCTGACCGGAAGAACCCCCTCGGGAGAAGTTCCAAAGCCAGAGGAGTACTTCATTCCCGTCGAGCTGAAGGCGATAAACCTCACGGGCGAAAAGGCTATCGAGTCTATTGAAGAAGTCGTTGAGCTCTTCCTGGGTGAGGGATGGGACGAGAAGCTTCCTAAGAAAACTGAAGAGCCCGAAAGGAAAGAAGATGCTACAGCCAAGAAAGAAGGAGGCCCTGAGAAAGAAAAGAGGCCCAAAACCCAAGGGAAAGAACAGAGGGAGACGAAAGAGCGCAAGGACTCTGAAAAGAAGGTCGTTAAAAGGCCTTCCAAAGGTTCAAACCTCCTCGACTGGCTCGGTGGTGGGAGATGA
- the herA gene encoding DNA double-strand break repair helicase HerA, with translation MRIAEDINKPVGIVTGEATVSSFQFYAHPDTDLKFGDFVVARLCKEAKDQNCRWGENEEGVEWVIGTIRGLKNINWLLSEGKSTYTSLELDIREYGESIGENEALIVTVHVLGKVQLNGEKAEVVPTRVPVPNGNRVYLASSDLLRAIYYGGNGYIELGRLIIREDVPVYLNVNELVSRHFAILAVTGAGKSNTVSVMLWKLVEELGGTVIVLDPHGDYTKLSLPGTGREYVNLIEAKIRPEAMDGEELADLMEIQSNASIQRSYLLRAWDTVLHENQGIGGREAVKLVHDLLQRWASEGGGTYWDPHAGQYRDLGEIKSAEKETIMRLTMKVSRFLRNYGHLLSSEDIVALIEPGKVNVIDLGPLDEGQMKLVVAKFLEKVFETRMDYEKARKRLDYLRTAYSSNISAVSDEINELEEFLRGVEKNYPALAEPVMVIVEEAHIFAPHGEKGGAVRILGRIAREGRKFGVGLGLVSQRPSRLSEDVLSQTNTKIIMRIVNPNDQQYVVRASEQVSGELMSDIAGLGKGEAVIVGQAISLPALVKIYNFKALGGNYGGEDIGAVERWLERKRRELEEKEKEEMYEEEGIEVDF, from the coding sequence ATGAGGATAGCCGAGGATATTAACAAGCCCGTTGGAATCGTGACTGGGGAGGCAACGGTTAGTTCGTTCCAGTTCTACGCTCATCCCGACACGGACCTGAAGTTCGGAGACTTCGTGGTTGCGAGGCTCTGTAAGGAAGCCAAAGATCAAAACTGCCGCTGGGGAGAGAATGAAGAGGGTGTTGAGTGGGTTATCGGCACAATAAGAGGGCTTAAGAACATAAACTGGCTCCTGAGCGAGGGTAAGAGCACATACACGTCCCTTGAGCTCGACATAAGGGAGTACGGCGAGAGCATAGGAGAGAACGAGGCGCTGATAGTTACCGTCCACGTCCTCGGGAAGGTTCAACTCAACGGCGAGAAGGCTGAAGTAGTCCCGACCAGAGTTCCCGTCCCAAACGGGAACAGGGTTTATTTAGCCAGCTCAGACCTTTTGAGGGCAATATACTACGGCGGAAACGGCTACATAGAGCTTGGAAGACTGATAATCAGGGAAGACGTCCCGGTTTACCTCAACGTGAACGAGCTTGTGTCAAGGCACTTCGCAATTTTAGCTGTGACAGGTGCCGGAAAAAGCAACACCGTCTCAGTAATGCTCTGGAAGCTTGTGGAAGAATTAGGCGGAACTGTGATAGTCCTCGACCCCCACGGTGACTACACGAAGTTGAGCCTGCCTGGGACGGGAAGAGAATATGTGAACCTGATAGAGGCCAAGATAAGGCCGGAAGCAATGGACGGCGAGGAGCTGGCAGATTTGATGGAGATCCAGAGCAACGCGAGCATACAGCGCTCCTACCTGCTCAGGGCCTGGGACACGGTTCTTCACGAGAACCAGGGAATTGGCGGCCGGGAAGCGGTCAAGCTCGTCCACGATTTACTCCAGCGGTGGGCTAGCGAGGGCGGAGGGACATACTGGGATCCGCATGCCGGCCAGTATAGAGACCTCGGAGAGATAAAATCGGCGGAGAAGGAGACGATAATGAGGCTTACCATGAAAGTCTCCCGCTTCCTGAGGAACTACGGCCATCTGCTCTCGAGCGAGGACATAGTTGCCCTCATAGAGCCCGGCAAGGTGAACGTGATCGACCTCGGCCCGCTCGACGAGGGACAGATGAAACTGGTAGTTGCCAAGTTCCTCGAAAAGGTCTTCGAGACGAGGATGGACTACGAAAAAGCTAGAAAGAGGCTCGACTACCTCAGAACTGCCTATTCGAGCAACATATCGGCCGTTTCGGATGAGATAAACGAGCTGGAAGAATTCCTGAGGGGAGTTGAGAAGAACTACCCAGCCCTTGCTGAACCTGTTATGGTCATCGTGGAAGAGGCCCACATCTTCGCACCGCATGGCGAGAAGGGAGGGGCCGTTAGAATCCTTGGGAGGATAGCAAGGGAGGGAAGGAAGTTCGGCGTCGGCCTCGGTCTGGTCTCCCAGAGGCCGAGCAGGCTCAGCGAAGACGTCCTGAGCCAGACAAACACCAAGATCATCATGCGCATCGTTAATCCGAACGACCAGCAGTACGTGGTAAGGGCCAGCGAGCAGGTGAGCGGGGAGCTTATGAGCGACATCGCTGGACTGGGCAAGGGTGAGGCGGTGATAGTCGGTCAGGCGATAAGCCTTCCGGCTTTGGTTAAGATATACAACTTCAAGGCCCTCGGCGGGAACTACGGAGGAGAAGACATAGGCGCGGTCGAGAGGTGGCTTGAAAGGAAGAGGCGCGAGCTTGAGGAGAAGGAGAAGGAAGAGATGTATGAAGAAGAGGGCATCGAGGTTGACTTTTGA
- the rimI gene encoding ribosomal protein S18-alanine N-acetyltransferase yields MSTSAREASRRIPLAMVVIRPAKLFDIPEVMRIERESFREAYPRGIFLMFLENNPETFLVAEYNGKVVGYVMGYLRPDLEGHIMSIAVDKEYRGNGIGSALLSEAIERLIKRGARYIGLEVRVSNENAIRLYERFGFRKVKRIIGYYSDGEDAYYMLLPAEEWRGS; encoded by the coding sequence ATGAGCACATCAGCCAGAGAGGCCAGCAGAAGGATTCCCCTCGCGATGGTCGTGATAAGGCCGGCGAAGCTCTTCGACATCCCTGAGGTTATGAGGATAGAGCGCGAATCTTTCCGCGAGGCCTACCCGAGAGGGATTTTCTTAATGTTTCTCGAGAACAATCCCGAAACCTTTCTCGTGGCGGAGTACAACGGGAAGGTTGTTGGCTACGTGATGGGCTACCTCAGACCAGACCTTGAAGGACACATAATGAGCATAGCCGTTGATAAAGAGTACCGGGGCAACGGGATAGGTTCTGCCCTCCTATCTGAAGCCATTGAAAGACTCATAAAGAGGGGCGCCCGCTACATCGGCCTGGAAGTCAGGGTGAGCAACGAAAACGCGATAAGGCTCTACGAACGCTTTGGCTTCAGGAAGGTTAAGAGGATTATAGGTTACTACTCCGACGGCGAGGATGCCTACTACATGCTACTCCCAGCGGAGGAATGGAGGGGAAGCTGA
- the endA gene encoding tRNA-intron lyase → MIIFYLSGDRVFSTDQNAINGLYNKRYFGKVVEGKLFLSLLEAAYLVERGKIEVRDGKRKLSLEEIMNLGRARDELFDAKYLVYKDLRDRGYTVKSGLKFGSHFRVYRRGMEEHSEWLVWVVPENSRLSPNDITARVRVAHGVRKNMIMAIVDEDADVTYYKVEWVKF, encoded by the coding sequence ATGATAATCTTCTACCTGAGCGGCGACAGGGTCTTCTCAACCGATCAGAACGCGATAAACGGGCTCTACAACAAGCGATACTTTGGAAAGGTCGTTGAGGGTAAGCTGTTTCTATCTCTTCTAGAAGCGGCCTATCTAGTGGAGCGCGGCAAGATTGAGGTCAGGGACGGCAAGAGGAAGCTCTCGCTTGAGGAGATAATGAACCTCGGCAGGGCCAGGGATGAGCTCTTTGATGCAAAATATCTCGTCTACAAGGACCTGAGAGATAGGGGCTACACTGTGAAGTCCGGCCTGAAGTTCGGCTCCCACTTCAGGGTCTACCGGAGGGGAATGGAAGAGCACTCCGAGTGGCTCGTCTGGGTTGTCCCCGAGAACTCCAGGTTAAGTCCAAACGACATAACCGCTCGCGTCAGGGTGGCTCACGGCGTGAGGAAGAACATGATAATGGCGATAGTTGACGAGGACGCCGACGTGACCTACTACAAGGTCGAGTGGGTGAAGTTCTAG
- a CDS encoding DUF835 domain-containing protein, whose amino-acid sequence MTANIMHIVLAGLPSRDCLVALLTITLLSLYYRHQFISHYPQFSRSYDLITLGFSLTSLAKTIFLPLDLNDAGFIHLEQSTENFLGTIGNLLLFIGLFPMIFGWAGIISSITRRYELVPVVEIEGEPEEMSPGVYITPSGSGPNLLSKLIKGRAPLIITRTMPKSVRKALNIKEVPVLWITAAECSEGCVNPRRLEYLLHTLVNFMRREETPKLIYLDGLEYLVIENGFIPVYKFLSALKDYALITNTVILVPAEKASFNEREWNLLRREFESLQEKAE is encoded by the coding sequence GTGACAGCCAACATTATGCACATCGTCCTTGCAGGATTGCCTAGCAGGGATTGCCTAGTGGCGCTGCTCACTATAACCCTGCTTAGCTTGTACTACAGACACCAATTTATTTCCCACTATCCCCAGTTCTCCCGCTCGTACGATTTAATCACACTCGGTTTTTCACTCACCTCCCTGGCAAAGACGATTTTCCTACCCCTCGACCTCAACGATGCAGGGTTTATCCACTTAGAGCAGAGTACGGAGAATTTCCTCGGCACTATTGGGAACCTCCTCCTCTTCATAGGGCTCTTTCCTATGATTTTCGGCTGGGCAGGTATAATATCGTCCATAACAAGGAGATACGAGCTCGTTCCCGTTGTGGAGATAGAGGGCGAGCCCGAAGAGATGTCCCCCGGAGTGTATATTACCCCCTCTGGTTCAGGCCCCAACCTTCTGTCAAAGCTTATTAAGGGCCGTGCTCCTCTCATAATAACCCGTACAATGCCAAAAAGCGTGAGAAAGGCCCTTAACATTAAAGAGGTTCCGGTTTTGTGGATTACAGCCGCTGAATGCAGCGAGGGCTGTGTTAATCCCCGCAGGCTTGAGTACCTGCTCCACACCCTGGTCAATTTCATGCGGCGGGAGGAAACCCCAAAGCTTATTTATCTCGATGGTCTTGAATACCTAGTTATCGAAAACGGCTTTATTCCCGTCTACAAGTTCCTTTCAGCCCTAAAGGACTATGCCCTCATTACCAACACTGTGATCTTAGTGCCCGCCGAGAAGGCATCCTTCAATGAGAGGGAGTGGAACCTGCTGAGGAGGGAGTTTGAATCCCTCCAAGAAAAAGCCGAATGA
- a CDS encoding glycine C-acetyltransferase produces the protein MGKLDWIREELQELKDKGLYVTIRKLESAQGPWVVVDGKKVLNMCSNNYLGLAAHPEIRYAAIRAILDYGVGAGAVRTIAGTMELHVELEEKLAKFKKREAAILFQSGYNANLGAISALLKKGEDGVFISEELNHASIIDGMRLSGAPKVIYKHIDMEDLKKRLEENKDKKKKIIVSDGVFSMDGDLAPLPEMAELAEQYDAILYIDDAHGEGVLGDSGRGIVDHFKLHDKVDFEMGTLSKAFGVIGGYVAGPEEAIEYLRQRARPFLFSSAPNPPDVAAAIAAVEILQRSDELVRKLWDNTNFLQKGLRDLGYDLGNTKHPITPVMLYDEKLAQEFSRRLYDEYNIFAQAIVYPTVPLGTARIRLEPSAAHSKEDLQYVIDAFEDLGKKTGFLK, from the coding sequence ATGGGAAAGCTTGACTGGATTAGGGAGGAGCTCCAGGAGCTCAAGGATAAGGGATTGTATGTAACCATCAGAAAGCTTGAGAGCGCCCAGGGCCCGTGGGTTGTAGTTGACGGGAAGAAAGTTCTCAACATGTGCTCCAACAACTATCTCGGCCTAGCCGCCCACCCGGAGATAAGATACGCGGCCATAAGGGCTATCCTTGACTACGGTGTTGGTGCTGGAGCTGTTAGAACTATCGCCGGAACCATGGAGCTCCACGTGGAGCTCGAGGAGAAGCTGGCCAAGTTCAAGAAGAGGGAAGCGGCCATACTCTTCCAGAGCGGTTACAACGCCAACCTCGGAGCTATAAGCGCGCTCCTTAAGAAGGGCGAGGACGGTGTGTTCATCAGCGAAGAACTCAACCACGCGAGCATCATAGATGGAATGCGCCTCAGCGGTGCGCCTAAGGTCATCTACAAGCACATAGATATGGAGGACTTAAAGAAGCGCCTCGAAGAGAACAAGGACAAGAAGAAGAAAATCATCGTCAGCGACGGCGTCTTCTCGATGGACGGCGATTTAGCACCGCTCCCGGAGATGGCCGAGCTGGCTGAACAGTACGATGCCATACTCTACATCGACGACGCCCACGGTGAGGGTGTCCTCGGTGACAGCGGAAGGGGTATCGTTGACCACTTCAAGCTCCACGACAAGGTTGACTTCGAAATGGGTACCCTCAGCAAGGCCTTCGGTGTCATTGGAGGCTACGTAGCGGGTCCGGAGGAGGCTATCGAATACCTCCGCCAGAGGGCGAGGCCGTTCCTCTTCTCGAGCGCCCCGAACCCACCTGATGTTGCAGCGGCTATAGCGGCCGTTGAGATACTCCAGAGGAGTGACGAGCTCGTTAGGAAGCTCTGGGACAACACCAACTTCCTCCAGAAGGGCCTCAGAGACCTCGGCTACGACCTCGGCAACACCAAGCACCCGATAACCCCAGTTATGCTCTACGATGAGAAGCTCGCCCAGGAGTTCTCGAGAAGGCTGTACGACGAGTACAACATCTTCGCGCAGGCGATCGTCTATCCGACAGTTCCGCTCGGAACTGCGAGGATTAGGCTCGAACCCTCAGCCGCCCACAGCAAGGAGGATCTTCAGTACGTCATAGATGCCTTCGAAGACCTCGGAAAGAAGACCGGGTTCCTGAAGTGA